A genome region from Gadus chalcogrammus isolate NIFS_2021 chromosome 7, NIFS_Gcha_1.0, whole genome shotgun sequence includes the following:
- the LOC130386187 gene encoding protocadherin alpha-C2-like isoform X1, whose product MAVAMRRTCEGTGTHVPFGVLLFLLCCGLSCGQLSYTVTEEVENGALVGDLVQDLGLDARRLTGRKMKATSNSGKRYVIVNPKNGKLFVNERIDRETLCDATGTCLINLEVFLENPSEVHHVEVKVLDANDNAPQFPRDEYQLEIIESALPGSRYPVESAEDLDIGSNSLRLYQLSTNEHFALVSNKPSLNNKHIELVLKKPLDREQTPYHQLILSAVDGGSPERTGTATINVRVLDANDNVPVFDSSVYKVKLPENSAKNSLVIKLNATDLDEGTNGEVYYSFSSYTPERVRQMFSMDANTGEIRVRNNVDYEETNSYEMYIQAMDKGPGAVAAHCKVVIEVVDVNDNVPEIVLSSLSSPVREDARPDTVVALISVTDRDSGANKQVSLEIPLTLPFRIKSFRNYYTLVTSGFLDRETTDAYNVTLSATDGGTPPLSSQKTIRVEVADVNDNPPRFEQTSYTVYVTENNAPGASLCTVRAQDADVRDNARITYTVLNDNNHGIPVTSYVSVKAETGEAYALRAFDYESLREFHFQVKAQDGGIPPLSRVATVYIYVMDQNDHVPRIVTATRGNASRSTETVLKNAEPGTLVTKVVAYDADAGPNAWLVYVLQQASDADLFKVHQHTGEVRTTRRVMEDNSTSFSLTVLVRDHGQPALSSTATITVAVMEPPQKPAPDPRRIIRPHSTLLFSNVTLYLIVALSATTFVFLVTVVVLAIVRCHAYCTTPGSCSPCCVSQKAPPDGGNSSVSGGGGGGGGAGGGGPGGPQPNSNVMLRRDLKVEPHYIEVRGNGSLTKTYCYKTCLTATSGSDTFMFYNTGRPISGTWGSGAERFFTSNSGFVRRLSMPDNSLQICPEPKAPNADWRYSASLRSGMHSMQGMQGMPGMQGMQGMQAMQGMQAMQGMQAMQGMQAMQGMQGMQAMSAVHMEESSVMQGAQGMLVQNWPTVSSAADGEGGGELSPPVGAGVDSNSWHFRYGAGGPIYGPPAPIRASEVPPEAFIIPGSPAIISIRHDPAPPSEDKGEFISFGKKGEDPKKKKKKKKDKKDKKDNKGKGGDDTDD is encoded by the exons ATGGCCGTGGCCATGCGGAGGACGTGTGAGGGGACAGGGACTCATGTGCCTTTTGGTGTTCTGTTGTTCCTCCTGTGTTGTGGCCTTTCGTGCGGACAGCTGAGCTACACGGTGACCGAGGAGGTGGAGAACGGTGCGCTGGTGGGCGACCTGGTGCAGGACCTGGGGCTGGACGCGAGGCGGCTGACCGGCCGCAAGATGAAGGCGACCTCCAACAGCGGGAAGCGCTACGTGATTGTCAATCCCAAAAACGGAAAGCTGTTCGTGAACGAGCGCATCGACCGGGAGACGCTATGCGACGCGACCGGCACTTGCCTTATCAACCTGGAGGTGTTCCTGGAGAACCCCTCCGAGGTGCACCACGTCGAGGTGAAGGTGCTGGACGCCAACGACAACGCGCCGCAGTTCCCCCGGGACGAGTACCAGCTGGAGATTATCGAATCCGCGCTGCCCGGTTCCCGGTACCCGGTGGAGAGCGCGGAGGACTTGGATATTGGATCTAACTCCTTGCGCTTGTACCAACTCAGCACGAACGAACACTTCGCGCTGGTCTCCAACAAACCCTCCCTGAACAACAAGCACATCGAACTGGTGCTCAAGAAGCCGCTGGACCGCGAGCAGACGCCTTACCACCAGCTGATACTGAGCGCCGTGGACGGGGGTTCGCCGGAGAGAACGGGAACCGCGACGATTAACGTGCGCGTCCTGGACGCCAACGACAACGTGCCGGTGTTCGACAGCTCGGTGTACAAAGTGAAACTGCCGGAGAACTCGGCCAAAAACTCGCTGGTCATCAAGCTGAACGCCACGGACCTGGACGAGGGCACGAATGGCGAGGTTTACTACTCCTTCAGCAGCTACACGCCCGAGAGGGTGAGGCAGATGTTCTCCATGGACGCCAACACGGGGGAGATCCGGGTGAGGAACAACGTGGACTACGAGGAGACCAACTCCTACGAGATGTACATCCAGGCCATGGACAAGGGCCCGGGCGCCGTGGCCGCCCACTGCAAGGTGGTCATCGAGGTGgtggacgtcaacgacaacgtCCCGGAGATCGTGCTGTCCTCACTGTCCAGCCCGGTGCGGGAGGACGCACGGCCCGACACCGTGGTGGCGCTCATCAGCGTCACCGACCGCGACTCGGGCGCCAACAAGCAGGTGAGCCTGGAGATCCCGCTGACCCTCCCCTTCCGCATCAAGTCCTTCCGGAACTACTACACCCTGGTGACCTCGGGCTTCCTGGACCGCGAGACCACCGACGCCTACAACGTGACGCTCAGCGCCACCGACGGCGGCACGCCCCCCCTCAGCTCACAGAAGACCATCCGGGTGGAGGTGGcggacgtcaacgacaacccGCCGCGCTTCGAGCAGACGTCGTACACCGTGTACGTGACGGAGAACAACGCGCCGGGCGCCTCGCTGTGCACCGTGCGGGCGCAGGACGCCGACGTCCGGGACAACGCCCGCATCACGTACACCGTGCTCAACGACAACAACCACGGCATCCCCGTCACCTCCTACGTGTCGGTGAAGGCGGAGACGGGCGAGGCGTACGCGCTGCGCGCCTTCGACTACGAGTCGCTGCGCGAGTTCCACTTCCAGGTGAAGGCGCAGGACGGAGGCATCCCGCCGCTGAGCCGCGTGGCCACCGTCTACATCTACGTCATGGACCAGAACGACCACGTGCCGCGCATCGTCACGGCGACGCGCGGCAACGCCTCGCGCTCCACCGAGACGGTGCTGAAGAACGCCGAGCCGGGCACGCTGGTCACCAAGGTGGTGGCGTACGACGCCGACGCGGGGCCCAACGCCTGGCTGGTGTACGTGCTGCAGCAGGCCAGCGACGCCGACCTCTTCAAGGTGCACCAGCACACGGGCGAGGTCCGCACCACGCGCCGCGTGATGGAGGAcaactccacctccttctcGCTGACGGTGCTGGTGCGGGACCACGGCCAGCCCGCGCTGTCGtccaccgccaccatcaccgTGGCCGTGATGGAGCCGCCCCAGAAGCCGGCCCCGGACCCCCGGCGCATCATCAGGCCCCACAGCACGCTGCTGTTCTCCAACGTCACGCTGTACCTCATCGTGGCGCTCAGCGCCACCACCTTCGTGTTCCTGGTCACCGTGGTGGTGCTGGCCATCGTGCGCTGCCACGCCTACTGCACCACGCCCGGCTCCTGCTCACCGTGCTGCGTGTCCCAGAAGGCGCCGCCCGACGGCGGCAACAGCAGCgtgagcggcggcggcggcggcggcggcggcgctggggGCGGGGGCCCGGGCGGGCCGCAGCCCAACAGCAACGTGATGCTGCGCAGGGACCTGAAGGTGGAGCCGCACTACATCGAGGTGCGGGGCAACGGCTCGCTGACCAAGACCTACTGCTACAAGACGTGCCTGACGGCCACCTCGGGCAGCGACACCTTCATGTTCTACAACACGGGCCGGCCCATCAGCGGCACCTGGGGCAGCGGCGCCGAGCGGTTCTTCACCAGCAACAGCGGCTTCGTGAGGCGGCTCAGCATGCCCGACAACTCCCTGCAGATCTGCCCCGAG ccgAAGGCGCCGAATGCTGACTGGCGATATTCTGCCTCTCTGAGGTCTGGGATGCACAGCATGCAAGGGATGCAGGGCATGCCAGGGATGCAAGGGATGCAAGGGATGCAAGCAATGCAAGGGATGCAAGCCATGCAGGGGATGCAAGCAATGCAGGGGATGCAAGCCATGCAGGGGATGCAAGGGATGCAGGCCATGAG CGCGGTCCACATGGAGGAGTCGTCGGTAATGCAGGGAGCCCAGGGCATGCTGGTCCAGAACTGGCCAACAGTGTCCAGCGCTGCAG acggggagggtgggggagagctTTCCCCTCCAGTGGGCGCCGGGGTCGACAGCAACAGCTGGCACTTCCGCTACGGCGCCGGGGGCCCCATCTACGGGCCCCCCGCCCCCATAAGGGCGAGCGAGGTCCCCCCTGAAGCCTTCATCATCCCGGGGTCCCCCGCCATCATCTCCATCCGCCACGACCCCGCCCCGCCCTCTGAGGACAAGGGCGAGTTCATCAGCTTCGGCAAGAAGGGGGAGgaccccaagaagaagaagaagaagaagaaagacaagAAGGACAAGAAAGAcaacaaggggaaggggggagacgaCACCGACgactag
- the LOC130386187 gene encoding protocadherin alpha-C2-like isoform X2 has product MAVAMRRTCEGTGTHVPFGVLLFLLCCGLSCGQLSYTVTEEVENGALVGDLVQDLGLDARRLTGRKMKATSNSGKRYVIVNPKNGKLFVNERIDRETLCDATGTCLINLEVFLENPSEVHHVEVKVLDANDNAPQFPRDEYQLEIIESALPGSRYPVESAEDLDIGSNSLRLYQLSTNEHFALVSNKPSLNNKHIELVLKKPLDREQTPYHQLILSAVDGGSPERTGTATINVRVLDANDNVPVFDSSVYKVKLPENSAKNSLVIKLNATDLDEGTNGEVYYSFSSYTPERVRQMFSMDANTGEIRVRNNVDYEETNSYEMYIQAMDKGPGAVAAHCKVVIEVVDVNDNVPEIVLSSLSSPVREDARPDTVVALISVTDRDSGANKQVSLEIPLTLPFRIKSFRNYYTLVTSGFLDRETTDAYNVTLSATDGGTPPLSSQKTIRVEVADVNDNPPRFEQTSYTVYVTENNAPGASLCTVRAQDADVRDNARITYTVLNDNNHGIPVTSYVSVKAETGEAYALRAFDYESLREFHFQVKAQDGGIPPLSRVATVYIYVMDQNDHVPRIVTATRGNASRSTETVLKNAEPGTLVTKVVAYDADAGPNAWLVYVLQQASDADLFKVHQHTGEVRTTRRVMEDNSTSFSLTVLVRDHGQPALSSTATITVAVMEPPQKPAPDPRRIIRPHSTLLFSNVTLYLIVALSATTFVFLVTVVVLAIVRCHAYCTTPGSCSPCCVSQKAPPDGGNSSVSGGGGGGGGAGGGGPGGPQPNSNVMLRRDLKVEPHYIEVRGNGSLTKTYCYKTCLTATSGSDTFMFYNTGRPISGTWGSGAERFFTSNSGFVRRLSMPDNSLQICPEPKAPNADWRYSASLRSGMHSIAVHMEESSVMQGAQGMLVQNWPTVSSAADGEGGGELSPPVGAGVDSNSWHFRYGAGGPIYGPPAPIRASEVPPEAFIIPGSPAIISIRHDPAPPSEDKGEFISFGKKGEDPKKKKKKKKDKKDKKDNKGKGGDDTDD; this is encoded by the exons ATGGCCGTGGCCATGCGGAGGACGTGTGAGGGGACAGGGACTCATGTGCCTTTTGGTGTTCTGTTGTTCCTCCTGTGTTGTGGCCTTTCGTGCGGACAGCTGAGCTACACGGTGACCGAGGAGGTGGAGAACGGTGCGCTGGTGGGCGACCTGGTGCAGGACCTGGGGCTGGACGCGAGGCGGCTGACCGGCCGCAAGATGAAGGCGACCTCCAACAGCGGGAAGCGCTACGTGATTGTCAATCCCAAAAACGGAAAGCTGTTCGTGAACGAGCGCATCGACCGGGAGACGCTATGCGACGCGACCGGCACTTGCCTTATCAACCTGGAGGTGTTCCTGGAGAACCCCTCCGAGGTGCACCACGTCGAGGTGAAGGTGCTGGACGCCAACGACAACGCGCCGCAGTTCCCCCGGGACGAGTACCAGCTGGAGATTATCGAATCCGCGCTGCCCGGTTCCCGGTACCCGGTGGAGAGCGCGGAGGACTTGGATATTGGATCTAACTCCTTGCGCTTGTACCAACTCAGCACGAACGAACACTTCGCGCTGGTCTCCAACAAACCCTCCCTGAACAACAAGCACATCGAACTGGTGCTCAAGAAGCCGCTGGACCGCGAGCAGACGCCTTACCACCAGCTGATACTGAGCGCCGTGGACGGGGGTTCGCCGGAGAGAACGGGAACCGCGACGATTAACGTGCGCGTCCTGGACGCCAACGACAACGTGCCGGTGTTCGACAGCTCGGTGTACAAAGTGAAACTGCCGGAGAACTCGGCCAAAAACTCGCTGGTCATCAAGCTGAACGCCACGGACCTGGACGAGGGCACGAATGGCGAGGTTTACTACTCCTTCAGCAGCTACACGCCCGAGAGGGTGAGGCAGATGTTCTCCATGGACGCCAACACGGGGGAGATCCGGGTGAGGAACAACGTGGACTACGAGGAGACCAACTCCTACGAGATGTACATCCAGGCCATGGACAAGGGCCCGGGCGCCGTGGCCGCCCACTGCAAGGTGGTCATCGAGGTGgtggacgtcaacgacaacgtCCCGGAGATCGTGCTGTCCTCACTGTCCAGCCCGGTGCGGGAGGACGCACGGCCCGACACCGTGGTGGCGCTCATCAGCGTCACCGACCGCGACTCGGGCGCCAACAAGCAGGTGAGCCTGGAGATCCCGCTGACCCTCCCCTTCCGCATCAAGTCCTTCCGGAACTACTACACCCTGGTGACCTCGGGCTTCCTGGACCGCGAGACCACCGACGCCTACAACGTGACGCTCAGCGCCACCGACGGCGGCACGCCCCCCCTCAGCTCACAGAAGACCATCCGGGTGGAGGTGGcggacgtcaacgacaacccGCCGCGCTTCGAGCAGACGTCGTACACCGTGTACGTGACGGAGAACAACGCGCCGGGCGCCTCGCTGTGCACCGTGCGGGCGCAGGACGCCGACGTCCGGGACAACGCCCGCATCACGTACACCGTGCTCAACGACAACAACCACGGCATCCCCGTCACCTCCTACGTGTCGGTGAAGGCGGAGACGGGCGAGGCGTACGCGCTGCGCGCCTTCGACTACGAGTCGCTGCGCGAGTTCCACTTCCAGGTGAAGGCGCAGGACGGAGGCATCCCGCCGCTGAGCCGCGTGGCCACCGTCTACATCTACGTCATGGACCAGAACGACCACGTGCCGCGCATCGTCACGGCGACGCGCGGCAACGCCTCGCGCTCCACCGAGACGGTGCTGAAGAACGCCGAGCCGGGCACGCTGGTCACCAAGGTGGTGGCGTACGACGCCGACGCGGGGCCCAACGCCTGGCTGGTGTACGTGCTGCAGCAGGCCAGCGACGCCGACCTCTTCAAGGTGCACCAGCACACGGGCGAGGTCCGCACCACGCGCCGCGTGATGGAGGAcaactccacctccttctcGCTGACGGTGCTGGTGCGGGACCACGGCCAGCCCGCGCTGTCGtccaccgccaccatcaccgTGGCCGTGATGGAGCCGCCCCAGAAGCCGGCCCCGGACCCCCGGCGCATCATCAGGCCCCACAGCACGCTGCTGTTCTCCAACGTCACGCTGTACCTCATCGTGGCGCTCAGCGCCACCACCTTCGTGTTCCTGGTCACCGTGGTGGTGCTGGCCATCGTGCGCTGCCACGCCTACTGCACCACGCCCGGCTCCTGCTCACCGTGCTGCGTGTCCCAGAAGGCGCCGCCCGACGGCGGCAACAGCAGCgtgagcggcggcggcggcggcggcggcggcgctggggGCGGGGGCCCGGGCGGGCCGCAGCCCAACAGCAACGTGATGCTGCGCAGGGACCTGAAGGTGGAGCCGCACTACATCGAGGTGCGGGGCAACGGCTCGCTGACCAAGACCTACTGCTACAAGACGTGCCTGACGGCCACCTCGGGCAGCGACACCTTCATGTTCTACAACACGGGCCGGCCCATCAGCGGCACCTGGGGCAGCGGCGCCGAGCGGTTCTTCACCAGCAACAGCGGCTTCGTGAGGCGGCTCAGCATGCCCGACAACTCCCTGCAGATCTGCCCCGAG ccgAAGGCGCCGAATGCTGACTGGCGATATTCTGCCTCTCTGAGGTCTGGGATGCACAGCAT CGCGGTCCACATGGAGGAGTCGTCGGTAATGCAGGGAGCCCAGGGCATGCTGGTCCAGAACTGGCCAACAGTGTCCAGCGCTGCAG acggggagggtgggggagagctTTCCCCTCCAGTGGGCGCCGGGGTCGACAGCAACAGCTGGCACTTCCGCTACGGCGCCGGGGGCCCCATCTACGGGCCCCCCGCCCCCATAAGGGCGAGCGAGGTCCCCCCTGAAGCCTTCATCATCCCGGGGTCCCCCGCCATCATCTCCATCCGCCACGACCCCGCCCCGCCCTCTGAGGACAAGGGCGAGTTCATCAGCTTCGGCAAGAAGGGGGAGgaccccaagaagaagaagaagaagaagaaagacaagAAGGACAAGAAAGAcaacaaggggaaggggggagacgaCACCGACgactag